The following are encoded in a window of Halosolutus halophilus genomic DNA:
- a CDS encoding RidA family protein — MDRQRVTSGTEWESSVGYSRAVRAGSQIHVSGTTATDENGDVVGVGDPHAQTVRALEIIEDALAEAGASIEDVVRTRIYVTDIDDWGAIGEAHGEFFGDVRPAASMVEVQRLIDPDHLVEIEAVAIVGDD; from the coding sequence GTCACGAGCGGCACCGAGTGGGAATCGAGCGTGGGCTACTCCCGGGCCGTCCGCGCCGGGTCGCAGATCCACGTCTCGGGCACGACGGCGACCGACGAGAACGGCGACGTCGTGGGAGTCGGTGATCCCCACGCACAGACCGTTCGGGCGCTCGAGATCATCGAAGACGCGCTCGCGGAGGCTGGCGCGTCGATCGAGGACGTGGTTCGCACCCGCATCTACGTGACCGACATCGACGACTGGGGGGCGATCGGCGAGGCCCACGGCGAGTTCTTCGGGGACGTTCGTCCGGCGGCGAGTATGGTCGAGGTGCAGCGATTGATCGATCCGGACCACTTAGTCGAGATCGAAGCGGTCGCGATCGTCGGCGACGACTGA